The following are encoded in a window of Roseimaritima ulvae genomic DNA:
- a CDS encoding amidophosphoribosyltransferase — protein sequence MSELYHECGVAAIYHLPNSPISPLCTQQGPGEVSRLMPRLLLDIQNRGQLAAGMTSYDPKRRQILKTRRDVGSVTEVFRLNHRAKCESLMKQLVGRAAIGHVRYATCGQDDRSYAQPFERRHIHKRKWFSLCFNGQLSNYGLLRKRLTENGEHHLQLDTDTEIILHEIGRLLSESSGEPDWIELIGQATKDFDGAYSLALLTAKGELLVVRDPLGIKPMCYANDGRLFAAASESVALLNLGYEPEQIHSLAPGHAIFVDGNGMRIQPFAPSSGSAHCFFEWIYFANVASTLDDRSVYLSRTRLGEELAELEQADPRFDWNREDTIVVPVPDTSKAAADAMAYSLGLPSREGLMRNRYAGRTFIENGLARKAKAARKYTPLREVLEGKRVILVEDSIVRSTTMNALLDRIREVGGAKEIHVRVACPPIIAPCFYGIDMSTVDQLIAPKYFHNGRLTEADQQRMADDLGADSLRYLPVESIARAIDLPAERLCQACVTGDYPTRCGQHLYQIALSNEDQPADASRTYEQLAAALASG from the coding sequence ATGAGTGAGCTGTACCACGAATGCGGCGTGGCCGCGATTTATCACTTGCCCAACTCACCCATCAGCCCGCTGTGTACTCAGCAGGGGCCGGGCGAGGTGTCGCGACTGATGCCACGCCTGCTGCTGGATATCCAAAACCGTGGCCAGCTGGCCGCCGGTATGACCAGCTACGACCCCAAACGGCGGCAGATCCTCAAGACCCGCCGCGACGTGGGCAGCGTGACCGAAGTGTTCCGCTTGAACCATCGCGCCAAGTGCGAATCGCTGATGAAGCAGCTGGTCGGTCGAGCCGCCATCGGGCACGTCCGCTACGCCACCTGCGGCCAGGACGACCGCAGCTATGCCCAGCCCTTCGAACGCCGCCATATCCACAAACGCAAGTGGTTCAGCCTGTGCTTCAACGGCCAACTGTCTAACTACGGCCTGCTGCGAAAACGGCTGACCGAAAACGGCGAACACCACCTGCAGCTGGACACCGACACCGAAATCATCCTTCACGAAATTGGTCGCCTGCTGAGCGAATCGAGCGGAGAGCCGGACTGGATCGAATTAATCGGTCAGGCCACCAAAGATTTTGACGGAGCCTACAGTTTGGCCCTGCTGACGGCCAAAGGCGAATTGTTAGTGGTCCGCGACCCGCTGGGCATCAAGCCGATGTGTTACGCCAACGACGGACGCCTGTTTGCCGCCGCCAGCGAAAGCGTGGCCCTGCTGAACCTGGGCTACGAACCCGAACAAATCCACTCCCTGGCCCCCGGCCACGCGATCTTTGTCGATGGCAACGGGATGCGGATCCAGCCCTTCGCCCCCAGCAGCGGATCGGCCCACTGCTTCTTTGAATGGATCTATTTCGCCAACGTGGCCAGCACGCTGGACGATCGCAGCGTGTACCTGAGCCGCACGCGACTGGGCGAGGAACTGGCCGAACTGGAACAAGCCGACCCCCGCTTCGACTGGAATCGCGAAGACACGATCGTGGTCCCGGTTCCCGATACCAGCAAAGCGGCCGCCGACGCGATGGCCTACAGCTTGGGCCTGCCCAGCCGTGAAGGCCTGATGCGAAACCGCTACGCCGGCCGCACGTTTATCGAAAACGGGCTGGCTCGCAAAGCCAAAGCGGCTCGCAAATACACGCCGCTGCGAGAAGTCTTGGAAGGCAAACGCGTGATCCTAGTGGAAGACTCGATCGTTCGCAGCACCACCATGAACGCACTGCTAGACCGGATCCGCGAAGTGGGTGGCGCCAAAGAGATTCACGTCCGTGTGGCTTGTCCGCCAATCATCGCGCCCTGTTTCTATGGGATCGACATGAGCACCGTCGACCAACTGATCGCGCCCAAATACTTCCACAACGGTCGCCTGACCGAAGCCGATCAACAACGCATGGCCGACGACCTGGGCGCCGACTCGCTGCGTTACCTTCCCGTCGAATCAATCGCCCGCGCGATCGACCTGCCCGCCGAACGACTTTGTCAGGCCTGCGTGACGGGCGACTACCCGACCCGCTGCGGCCAGCACCTGTACCAGATCGCACTCAGCAACGAGGACCAACCCGCCGACGCCTCGCGAACCTACGAACAACTGGCCGCCGCCCTGGCCTCGGGCTGA
- a CDS encoding HD domain-containing protein has product MSHSKLRRKIAWEAARLLYAREESEYYQAKRKAARRTASGWVRPADLPSNAEIRDEVRMMARLIEGERPHQDRLQSMRLRAVWWMDQLQMFHPRLIGSVLTGHVREGSDVDIHVFSGNPSAVASKVEDIGMRCELERKRLVKDGQCRVFTHIHIRDTYPIELTIYEPALLGHRFRSSIDGKPIPRATAAELRRLIALETGCDEMEVQQNVAAMDSPVDRWQVYQALLLPLERVQQNPQYHPEGDALYHSLQVYQLARQSMPYDEEFLLAALLHDVGKAIDRSDHVAAGLEALAGFITPRTHWLIEHHMEAHGLRDGSLGARRRRRLVQHPWYEDLLELSSCDVDGRQRGVPVADVDEALDYIGSLETMFD; this is encoded by the coding sequence ATGAGCCACTCCAAACTACGACGCAAAATTGCGTGGGAAGCAGCGCGTTTGCTGTATGCCCGTGAAGAGTCCGAGTACTACCAAGCCAAACGCAAAGCCGCTCGACGCACCGCTAGCGGCTGGGTCCGGCCGGCCGATCTGCCCAGCAACGCGGAGATCCGCGACGAAGTCCGAATGATGGCACGGCTGATCGAAGGCGAGCGTCCCCACCAGGATCGCTTGCAAAGCATGCGACTGCGAGCGGTGTGGTGGATGGATCAACTGCAGATGTTCCACCCGCGGCTGATCGGCAGCGTGCTGACCGGCCATGTCCGCGAGGGCTCGGACGTCGACATCCACGTGTTCAGCGGCAACCCCTCGGCTGTCGCCAGCAAGGTCGAAGACATTGGCATGCGCTGCGAGCTGGAACGCAAACGGCTGGTTAAAGACGGCCAGTGCCGCGTGTTCACCCACATCCATATCCGCGACACCTACCCGATCGAGCTGACCATCTACGAACCCGCTCTGCTGGGCCATCGCTTCCGCAGTTCGATCGATGGCAAGCCGATCCCACGGGCCACGGCCGCTGAACTGCGGCGGCTGATCGCCCTGGAGACGGGCTGCGACGAGATGGAAGTGCAGCAAAACGTCGCGGCGATGGACAGCCCGGTCGACCGCTGGCAGGTCTATCAGGCCCTGCTGCTGCCGCTGGAACGGGTCCAGCAGAACCCCCAATATCACCCCGAGGGGGACGCCCTGTACCACAGCTTGCAGGTCTACCAGTTAGCTCGCCAGAGCATGCCGTACGACGAAGAATTTCTGCTCGCCGCGCTGCTGCACGATGTCGGCAAAGCCATCGATCGCAGCGACCATGTGGCGGCCGGCCTGGAAGCCCTGGCGGGTTTCATTACCCCGCGGACGCATTGGCTGATTGAACATCACATGGAAGCCCACGGGCTCCGCGATGGCAGCCTGGGCGCCCGCCGCCGACGCCGACTGGTACAACATCCCTGGTACGAAGATTTGCTGGAGCTGTCGAGCTGTGATGTCGATGGACGCCAGCGTGGTGTACCGGTCGCCGACGTCGACGAAGCCCTCGACTACATCGGCTCCCTGGAAACCATGTTCGATTAA
- a CDS encoding serine hydroxymethyltransferase — MNHLREQDPAVWDAIRSEARRQQEGLEMIASENYTSPAVMEAAGSVLTNKYAEGYPGRRYYGGCEYVDVVESLAIDRAKSLFGAEHANVQPHSGSQANMAVYLTALEPGDTVLGLDLAQGGHLTHGMKLNISGRLYNFISYGVDAEQHRLDFDQIASLAKEHKPKMIVAGASAYPREIPHDRFAQIARDCGALLMVDMAHYAGLVAAGIHNNPVPYADFVTTTTHKTLRGPRSGLILSQEKYAKGINRNVFPGIQGGPLMHVIAGKAVCFAEASAEAFKEYGRAVVENAQVLAEVLMANGLQLVSGGTDNHLMLVDVTTMGMGGKRAEATLDRCGITVNMNMIPFDTRKPMDPSGIRVGTPALTTRGMGTKEMQRVGQWMVAALQNPDDEQRLTAIRDEIREMCVSFPVPAADAAEYAAV; from the coding sequence ATGAACCATCTCCGAGAACAAGATCCCGCCGTTTGGGATGCCATCCGCTCCGAAGCGCGTCGTCAACAGGAAGGCCTGGAGATGATCGCCAGCGAAAACTACACCAGCCCCGCGGTGATGGAAGCGGCCGGCAGTGTGCTGACCAACAAGTACGCGGAAGGCTACCCCGGCCGACGCTACTACGGCGGTTGTGAATACGTCGACGTGGTGGAGTCGTTGGCGATCGACCGCGCCAAATCGCTGTTCGGGGCCGAGCACGCCAACGTCCAGCCGCACTCCGGCTCGCAAGCCAACATGGCCGTTTACCTGACCGCGTTGGAACCGGGTGACACCGTACTGGGGTTGGACTTGGCACAGGGCGGACACCTGACCCACGGTATGAAATTGAACATCAGCGGTCGGCTGTACAATTTCATCAGCTACGGCGTCGATGCCGAACAGCATCGGTTGGACTTCGATCAGATCGCCAGCTTGGCCAAAGAGCACAAGCCGAAGATGATCGTCGCCGGGGCCAGTGCCTATCCCCGTGAAATCCCCCACGACCGCTTCGCCCAGATCGCTCGCGACTGCGGCGCCTTGCTGATGGTCGACATGGCTCACTACGCCGGCTTGGTGGCCGCTGGGATCCACAACAATCCCGTGCCGTATGCCGACTTTGTTACCACCACCACGCACAAAACGTTGCGAGGTCCACGCAGCGGTTTGATCCTCAGCCAGGAAAAATACGCCAAGGGAATCAATCGCAACGTGTTCCCCGGTATCCAGGGCGGGCCCTTGATGCATGTGATCGCCGGCAAAGCCGTGTGTTTTGCCGAAGCCTCCGCGGAAGCCTTCAAGGAATACGGCCGAGCGGTTGTGGAAAACGCACAGGTGTTGGCCGAAGTCTTGATGGCCAACGGTTTGCAGTTGGTCAGCGGCGGCACCGACAACCACTTGATGCTGGTCGACGTGACCACCATGGGCATGGGCGGCAAACGCGCCGAAGCTACGCTCGATCGCTGTGGGATTACGGTCAACATGAACATGATCCCCTTCGATACCCGCAAACCGATGGATCCCTCGGGGATTCGCGTCGGCACCCCAGCTCTGACCACACGCGGCATGGGCACCAAAGAAATGCAGCGCGTTGGCCAATGGATGGTTGCGGCGCTGCAGAATCCCGACGACGAGCAGCGGTTGACGGCGATCCGCGACGAGATTCGTGAAATGTGCGTGTCCTTCCCCGTGCCGGCCGCCGACGCCGCCGAGTACGCCGCGGTCTAA
- a CDS encoding response regulator, protein MTTSNRILIADDNAANRELLEAYLATIDCEIDTAVDGQDTLDKAASFRPDLILLDVMMPKFSGFEVCKQIRENEELRGTMILMVTALNELGDVERAVNAGTDDFLSKPVNKIELLKRVDNLLKHKGTVDELERLRLYIRSMEDAK, encoded by the coding sequence ATGACCACTTCGAATCGCATTCTGATCGCCGACGACAATGCGGCTAACCGCGAATTGCTGGAAGCCTATCTGGCGACGATCGATTGTGAAATCGATACGGCCGTCGACGGCCAAGATACGTTGGACAAAGCGGCCAGCTTCCGGCCCGACCTGATCCTGCTGGACGTGATGATGCCCAAATTCAGCGGTTTTGAAGTCTGCAAGCAGATCCGTGAAAACGAGGAGCTGCGGGGGACGATGATTCTGATGGTCACCGCTCTGAACGAACTGGGCGACGTCGAACGGGCGGTTAACGCTGGCACGGACGATTTTCTCAGCAAGCCGGTCAACAAGATCGAATTGCTCAAACGCGTCGACAATCTGCTTAAGCACAAAGGCACCGTCGACGAACTGGAACGGCTGCGGCTGTACATCCGCAGCATGGAAGACGCCAAGTAG
- a CDS encoding DUF4332 domain-containing protein: MRPLISILRAAHCRSTHHFFAIDALAYTESDAGGRLGQILLRHHDRYLAGAKDPDTRFRDFHNHVIHVTDGYWGGAPAKAIRWYERLQELLAEGRWSDAAHAMGVLSHYVTDPMQPLHTAQSERETLVHRPLEWSITKSYESIRRQWLDSDVEVRFQLSNQPGWLAEAILHGARVAHRSYDLLINGYNLEVGAKDPPRGLNGPLRTALAELFGLATVGLARIIDRAAQQAEQQRGGNLPTPSLSTALVLAGVRVPHRLWLRRIEDREEQAAVEQLLEEYQRCGELSEHRPQECKTVQRSVAVYQRDRARRRQAKQSAAATLYHDQGHAAQETFVEAAQRLEQQRQAAMQRAEQAIRQAEQSRQGTTPAADTSSHDESSADDYPATIPFRPRLQLSGSRLSVRANIVDAPSIGPKTAARLQAIGIETVGDLLDAPAAATARRLGTRWIDEQRLADWQAQAELMCSVPDLLARDVKLLVGSGCRTPQTLADSDPNSLHKSILRFAVTSDGRRALRGAQPPEKADIRQWIDNANPGRSVAA, from the coding sequence ATGCGACCGTTGATCAGTATTTTGCGGGCGGCTCACTGCCGCAGCACGCATCACTTTTTTGCCATCGACGCCCTGGCGTACACCGAGTCCGATGCCGGTGGACGGTTGGGGCAGATCCTGTTGCGTCACCATGATCGCTACCTGGCCGGGGCCAAGGACCCGGACACCCGGTTTCGCGATTTCCACAACCACGTGATCCATGTCACCGATGGTTATTGGGGTGGGGCACCGGCCAAGGCGATTCGCTGGTACGAACGGCTGCAAGAACTGTTGGCCGAAGGTCGCTGGAGTGATGCGGCGCATGCCATGGGGGTCCTCAGTCATTACGTGACCGACCCCATGCAGCCGCTGCACACCGCCCAGAGCGAACGGGAGACCCTGGTTCACCGTCCGCTGGAATGGAGCATCACCAAGTCCTACGAATCGATCCGCCGACAGTGGCTCGATAGCGACGTGGAGGTCCGCTTCCAACTGTCCAATCAGCCCGGCTGGTTGGCCGAAGCGATTCTGCACGGCGCCCGAGTGGCGCATCGTTCTTACGATCTATTGATCAACGGCTACAACCTGGAAGTCGGCGCCAAAGATCCGCCCCGCGGACTGAACGGCCCCCTGCGGACCGCGCTCGCCGAATTGTTTGGCTTGGCCACCGTCGGCTTGGCCCGCATCATCGACCGCGCGGCACAGCAAGCCGAACAACAGCGCGGCGGCAACCTGCCCACGCCCTCGCTGAGCACCGCACTGGTGTTGGCTGGCGTCCGCGTACCACACAGGCTGTGGCTCCGCCGCATCGAAGACCGCGAGGAACAAGCCGCGGTCGAACAATTACTGGAAGAATACCAACGCTGCGGCGAATTAAGCGAACACCGGCCTCAGGAATGCAAAACCGTGCAGCGTTCGGTCGCCGTGTACCAACGCGATCGGGCTCGACGAAGACAAGCCAAACAGTCCGCCGCAGCCACGCTGTATCACGACCAAGGGCACGCCGCACAGGAAACCTTTGTCGAAGCCGCACAGCGTCTGGAGCAACAGCGGCAAGCGGCCATGCAGCGTGCCGAACAAGCGATCCGGCAAGCCGAACAGAGTCGTCAGGGGACGACTCCGGCCGCCGATACGTCGAGCCATGATGAATCCTCGGCGGACGATTACCCGGCCACCATTCCGTTTCGCCCACGACTGCAGCTTTCCGGATCACGGCTATCGGTGCGGGCGAATATTGTCGACGCGCCTTCGATCGGCCCCAAAACGGCGGCTCGACTGCAAGCCATCGGTATCGAAACGGTCGGCGATCTGCTGGACGCCCCGGCGGCGGCCACCGCGCGGCGACTGGGCACCCGCTGGATCGACGAGCAACGCCTAGCCGACTGGCAGGCGCAAGCCGAATTGATGTGCAGCGTCCCCGACCTGCTGGCACGCGACGTCAAGTTGTTGGTCGGCAGCGGTTGCCGCACACCCCAAACGCTGGCCGACAGCGACCCGAACAGCCTGCACAAATCGATCCTCCGCTTCGCCGTCACCTCCGACGGCCGGCGAGCTCTCCGCGGTGCACAGCCGCCGGAAAAAGCGGATATCCGCCAATGGATCGACAACGCCAACCCCGGCCGCTCGGTCGCCGCGTAG
- a CDS encoding MMPL family transporter: MMRPNVDTRPAHRLASLVIRYWYIVLAAWLLAIVVTRSFAPSWNAIAYDGDFEYLPADLPSVAGGHLLDQAFPDERSRSDIIIVIAREHETLTESDDYVALDLQRRLTHRMAEVSIAKAKQLGWSGGVPAPGTRVEELLQRARQLLTQSIDADARFYEKFVDCLSQDDLPTPTEPRMAVAYWDNADLLQELGETDVSASDREAALGLLPDIAKWLPPIEDRELAPWMSLLNVLSWDDPAIGHRLQVPHARLIRLQLETELAATSNIATLEALEQLIENVQRFSGHCTQPGLKILPTGSAAIGGQTLIAARNAIRYTEIFTVLMILVILAFVYRAPLLVLVPLISIGAAVVTASGLVAVLADFARHHPSPWFDLRVFTTSRIFVVVILFGAGTDYCLFLISRLREEARRRPWRRACELALSRVTPALLGSALTTVLGLGMLWFAKFGKYHHTGPVIALCLLVGLLVCMTLTPALLFALGPRVFWPSRIRHQPARQAGIWGALSLTMTRYPWTTLIAGIVLLLIPAAYGTVKERDVTYDMSGQLSQQASSRRGLELLAKYFSIGESNPTTVVLVQPQPRPRQQMSKDVKQLREDVYALEGVKAVRTAGDPLGDYPLGDKRKKRMGLLDPNAWRRRLLREHPIAKRYFFSETPQYAERLARIDVVIKGDPFEAETAAHVVALRNWIQKQTVTEGSAWEGAEVFVAGTTASIIDLRRVTLRDNQRIKIAVVVAVLLVLIVVLRRVMLSLYLIFTVLLSYYATVGITAVVFRWFYGDQYLGLDWKLPLFLFVILVAVGQDYNVYLVTRVLEEQKRGGWLSALRRAISRTGGIITACGLVMAATFFSMTASAWFPWLAQITGWSQPSSTAMLHGIVQLGFALGLGVLLDTFFVRTFLVPSFITIVDRHKKKLPLRSSFVDDDSSQ, encoded by the coding sequence ATGATGCGACCCAACGTGGACACTCGTCCCGCTCATCGTCTAGCCTCCTTAGTCATTCGCTACTGGTATATCGTCCTGGCAGCGTGGCTGTTGGCGATCGTCGTCACTCGTAGTTTCGCGCCCTCTTGGAATGCCATCGCTTACGACGGGGATTTCGAATACCTGCCCGCCGATCTGCCCAGCGTGGCCGGCGGGCATCTGCTGGACCAAGCCTTTCCCGACGAACGCTCGCGCAGTGACATCATCATCGTCATCGCTCGCGAGCATGAAACGCTGACCGAGTCCGATGACTACGTGGCGTTGGACCTGCAGCGGCGACTGACGCATCGAATGGCGGAAGTCAGTATCGCCAAAGCCAAACAGCTGGGCTGGAGCGGTGGCGTGCCCGCTCCCGGTACCCGCGTCGAGGAACTGCTGCAGCGGGCGCGGCAGTTGCTGACCCAATCGATCGACGCCGACGCTCGTTTCTACGAAAAATTCGTCGACTGCTTGTCTCAAGACGACCTGCCCACGCCGACCGAACCGCGGATGGCCGTGGCCTACTGGGACAACGCCGATCTGTTGCAGGAATTGGGTGAAACCGATGTGTCGGCATCGGACCGCGAAGCCGCCTTGGGACTGTTGCCCGACATCGCCAAGTGGTTGCCGCCGATCGAAGATCGCGAGCTGGCTCCTTGGATGTCACTGCTGAACGTGCTCAGCTGGGACGACCCGGCCATCGGACATCGCTTGCAAGTGCCGCATGCTCGCCTGATTCGCTTGCAATTGGAGACCGAACTGGCGGCGACCAGCAATATCGCCACGTTGGAAGCGCTCGAACAGTTGATCGAGAACGTCCAGCGGTTCTCTGGACACTGCACGCAACCGGGCCTGAAAATCTTGCCCACCGGATCGGCCGCGATCGGCGGACAGACCCTGATCGCCGCTCGCAACGCGATCCGCTATACGGAAATTTTCACCGTGTTGATGATCCTGGTGATCTTGGCTTTCGTGTATCGAGCGCCGCTGCTGGTGTTGGTACCCCTGATATCGATCGGGGCCGCGGTGGTGACCGCCAGCGGGTTGGTGGCCGTGTTGGCCGATTTTGCCCGCCACCATCCCAGCCCTTGGTTTGACCTGCGAGTGTTTACCACCTCGCGAATTTTTGTCGTCGTGATCCTGTTTGGCGCCGGCACCGATTACTGCTTGTTCCTGATTTCACGGCTCCGCGAAGAAGCTCGGCGGCGGCCGTGGCGGCGAGCCTGCGAATTGGCTCTGTCACGGGTCACGCCGGCGCTGTTGGGCAGTGCGCTGACTACCGTGCTGGGACTGGGCATGTTGTGGTTTGCCAAATTTGGCAAGTACCACCATACCGGCCCGGTGATCGCGTTGTGTCTATTGGTCGGCTTGTTGGTCTGCATGACATTGACGCCGGCACTGCTGTTCGCGCTTGGCCCGCGAGTGTTCTGGCCTAGCCGGATTCGCCATCAACCGGCTCGCCAAGCCGGTATCTGGGGAGCGTTGTCGTTGACCATGACCCGTTACCCCTGGACGACGCTGATCGCCGGGATCGTCCTGCTGTTAATACCCGCGGCGTATGGCACGGTGAAAGAACGCGACGTGACCTACGATATGAGCGGTCAGCTGAGCCAACAGGCCAGCAGCCGCCGCGGACTGGAACTGCTGGCCAAGTACTTTTCGATCGGCGAATCGAATCCCACCACGGTGGTGTTGGTCCAGCCGCAACCGCGTCCGCGGCAGCAGATGAGCAAAGACGTCAAACAACTGCGGGAAGACGTGTACGCGCTCGAAGGCGTCAAAGCGGTCCGCACGGCCGGCGATCCGCTGGGAGATTACCCGCTGGGAGATAAACGCAAAAAACGCATGGGGTTGCTGGACCCCAACGCCTGGCGACGACGCCTGCTCCGCGAACACCCCATCGCCAAACGCTATTTTTTCAGCGAGACGCCGCAGTATGCCGAGCGACTGGCGCGGATCGATGTGGTCATTAAGGGCGATCCCTTCGAAGCGGAAACGGCCGCCCATGTGGTGGCCCTGCGAAACTGGATTCAAAAACAAACCGTTACCGAGGGTTCGGCCTGGGAGGGCGCGGAAGTCTTTGTGGCCGGCACGACCGCGTCAATCATCGACCTGCGGCGAGTCACCCTGCGCGACAATCAGCGGATTAAAATCGCGGTCGTCGTGGCCGTGTTGCTGGTCCTGATCGTGGTCCTGCGGCGGGTCATGCTGTCGCTGTACCTGATCTTCACCGTGTTGCTCAGCTATTACGCCACGGTGGGCATCACGGCGGTGGTGTTTCGATGGTTCTATGGCGACCAGTACCTGGGGCTGGACTGGAAACTGCCGCTGTTCCTGTTTGTCATCCTGGTGGCGGTGGGGCAGGACTACAACGTGTATCTGGTGACCCGCGTGCTGGAAGAACAGAAACGGGGCGGATGGTTGTCGGCGTTGCGGCGAGCAATCTCGCGAACCGGCGGGATCATTACTGCCTGCGGGCTGGTGATGGCGGCCACCTTTTTCAGCATGACCGCATCCGCCTGGTTCCCCTGGCTTGCCCAAATCACAGGTTGGTCGCAACCTTCCTCGACCGCCATGCTGCACGGCATCGTCCAACTGGGCTTCGCCCTCGGCTTGGGGGTCTTGCTGGACACGTTTTTCGTCCGCACCTTCCTGGTTCCCAGCTTTATCACCATCGTCGACCGCCATAAAAAAAAGTTGCCCTTGCGTTCAAGCTTCGTTGATGACGATAGTTCCCAGTGA